In the genome of Lysobacter sp. BMK333-48F3, the window GTGCTCGGTGGCCAGGCGGTAGCGGATCAGCTCTTCGATCGAGCCCATCTTCAGGCCGTGCTCGGCGGCGAAGGCCTCCAGCTCCGGCCGGCGCGCCATGCTGCCGTCGGGGTTGAGCACTTCCACCAGCACCGCCGCCGGCTCCAGCCCGGCGAGCAGGGCCAGATCGGTACCGGCCTCGGTGTGGCCGGCGCGGCTGAGCACGCCGCCGGGCTGCGACATCAGCGGGAAGATGTGGCCGGGCTGGGCCAGGTCGCTGGGCTTGGCGTCGGGACGCACCGCGGTGCGCACGGTGTGGGCGCGGTCGTAGGCCGAGATGCCGGTGGTGACGCCTTCGGCGGCCTCGATGCTGACGGTGAAGTTGGTGTGGTGCGGCGAAGTGTTGTCGCGCACCATCGGCCCCAGGCCGAGCTGCAGGCAGCGCTCGCGCATCAGCGACAGGCAGACCAGGCCGCGGGCGTGGGTGACCATGAAGTTGATGTCGGCCGGGCGCACCAGCTCGGCGGCCATGATCAGGTCGCCTTCGTTCTCGCGGTCCTCGTCGTCGACGATCACGACCATGCGGCCGGCGCGGATCTCTTCCAGCAATTCGGGAACGGTGGCGAAGCTCATGCGGTTTCCTCCGCGCGCGCGCCGAGCAGGCGCTCGACGTAACGCGCGACCAGGTCGATTTCCAGATTGACCGCGTCGCCGACCGAGGTCGCGGCGAAGGCGGTGTGGGCGACGGTGTGCGGAATCAGCGCGACCTCGAAGCCTTCGGCGTCGACTTCGTTGACCGTCAGGCTGACCCCGTCGACGCAGATCGAGCCCTTCTTGGCGATGTAGCGCAGCAGCGACGCCGGCGCGCGGAAGCGCCAGCGCTGCGCGCGCGCGTCCTCGTGCACGCCCAGCACCGCGCCGACGCCGTCGACGTGGCCGCTGACCATGTGCCCGCCGAGGCGGTCGGTCGGGCGCATCGCCCGCTCCAGGTTGAGCACGGCGCCGGGATGCAGCGCGCCGAGCGTGGTCAGCGACAGGGTTTCGGTGGAGGCGTCGGCCTCGAACCAGTCGCGCTCGAACGCGATCACGGTCAGGCACACGCCGTTGACGGCGATGCTCTCGCCGAGCTTGGGAGCGGAGAAATCCAGCGAGCCGGTGGCGATGCGCAGGCGCACGTCGCCGCCGAGGTCCTGGGCGGCGGCGAGCGCGCCGACGCCTTCGATGATGCCGGTGAACATCAGCCGGCCTCCGGGCGGTGGGCCGCCGGACGGGAGTTGCGAACGAACTGGGTCATGAAACGTTTCCCGCGTGATGTTGAGCGAAAAACGCCTCAAGGCTCGAAGACAACGCACGGGCCGCGGCGTCGCCGCAGCCTCGGTCCGCCCGTCCTCGCGGCGGGCGTCGCGCGTAGCCGTCTTCTTTCATCCGGACTATGACCGTCGGCTCCGGCATCGGACCGGATCTGCTGACCCGCCCGGCCGGGACGTCCTGGGACGCGGGGCCGGGCAGCGCTCGCGGGCTCGCGCGTCGCCGCGCCTACCGCCGGTGGGGAGTTCCGCCCCGCCCTGAAGACGTTACCTGTGGGTGCCGGCGAACCGGCGCGCGTAGTTTAGCACCCGCCGCCGGGACGGCCCGGCGCTGGCGCCGCCGCGGGCGCGATGCAGCGTTCCGCGGCGCCGGCCCCCGACCGGGCCCGCCGGACCGGCCGACCGGATCGGCCTCAGCCCGGCTTGCGCCGCAAATGCAGGTGCAGCGGCCACTGGATCGTGCGCAGGTCTTCGGCCGCGCCCCAGGCCGCGCTCAGCGCCGTGCGGTGCAGCGCCACCGGGTCGTCGCCGGTGGCGGCGCGGCAGCGCTCGACAGCCGACAGACTGTGCAAATAGCCCAGCCAGCGGCCCAGGCTCCATTCGGCCTCCAGCCACAGCTCCGGCGCCGGCAAGGCGGCGAACGGCCAGGCGTAGCCGGCATAGCGGTCGCGGACCTCGGCGTTTTCCGGCTGCCAGTACGGGTCGATCCGGGCGCGGAACGCCTCGACCGCCTCGACCATGCCTTCGGGGGCGAGGAAATCGCCGTAGGCCCAGACCGCCAGCACCCCGCCCGGCACCAGCACCCGCTCGCATTCGGCGAAGAAGCGCTCGCGCTCGAACCAATGCATCGCCTGCGCGACCGCGACCAGCTCGACGCTGGCGTCGTCCAGCGAACACCGCTCGGCCGGCTCGATCGCCAGCTCGACCTTGCCCTCGCCGCGCAACGCCGCTTCGCGCGCCCAATGGCGCTCGATCTGCGCCGCGCTGGGCTCGGTCGCATGCACCCGCTGGTAGCGCGCGGCCAGACCGCGGGTGGCCTGGCCGCTGCCGCAACCCGGTTCCCACACCCGCACCGGTCCCGCCGGCAGATGCGCGCCGATCGCGTCGAACAAGGCGTCGGGATACTCCGGACGCGAGGCGGCGTAGCTGCGCGCAAGAGCGGAGAAGTGGTCTTTGAAGGGATTCGTGCTCATGAGGCTGGCAAGACCCGGCTGATAGCTGATGGGAGTAGCGAAGCGGCTTCGCTCGTCCGGGAAGGAAGTCGCGGCCCGCGTCTGCCGCCTTTCGCCGACTCCTGCCCGCTCGCTTCTAGCCCTTGGGCCGCAACAGCACCCGCATGTCGCCGCCCAGTTGGCGTACGTCGACCAGTTCCAGATGGCGCTTGTCCGCCATCGCCTCGATGCCGAGGCCGTCGAACAGCGGTCGGGCGTGTTCGCCGAGCAGAACGGGGGCGACGTAGAGCAGCACTTCGTCGACCCAGCCGCCGGCCAGGAAGGCGCCGGCCAGGGTCGCGCCGGCTTCGAGCTGGATCTCGTTGACGCCGCGCTCGGCCAGCAGCTTGAGCACGGCTTCCAGGTCGATCCGGCCTTCGCGCATCGGCACCGCGGCGTGCTCGGCGGCGAAACCGCGCGGCAGCTTGGCGTCGGGCGCGTGCAGGTACAGGGTCGGCGCGTCGCCGCCGCGCACCCGGCCGCGGGCGATCGTGGCCAGGCCGGGGTCGAGCACCACCCGCAACGGCGCCACGAACGGCGTGTCGTCGCCCAGGCGCACGGTCAGTTCGGGATCGTCGGCGAGCACGGTGCCGGCGCCGGTGACGATCGCGCCGCTGCGCGCGCGCCAGCGCTGCACGTCCAGGCGCGAGGCCGGGCCGCTGATCCATTTCGACTCGCCGCTGGCCAGCGCGCTGCGGCCGTCCAGGCTGGTCGCCAGCTTGACCCGCAGCCACGGCCGGCCGCGTTCGATCCGCGACAGGAAGCCGCGATTGAGCGCGCGCGCCTGCGCCTCCATCAAGCCGTCGGCGATCTCGATGCCGGCCGCCTGCAACTGGGCGAAACCGGCGCCGTCGACCTGCGGGAAAGGATCGCGCATCGCCGCGATCACCCGGCCCACACCGGCCTCGATCAGGGCCTGGCTGCAAGGCCCGGTGCGGCCGGTATGGGCGCAGGGCTCCAGGGTCACGTAGGCGGTGGCGCCGCGCGCGCGCTCGCCGGCGGCGCGCAACGCGAGCACTTCGGCGTGCGGCTCGCCGGCGCGTTCGTGCCAGCCTTCGCCGACGACCTCCTCGCCATGCGCCAGCACGCAGCCGACCATGGGATTGGGCTTGGTGGTGTAGGCGCCCTTTTCGGCCAGGCGCAACGCGCGGGCCATCAGGGCGTGATCGATGGCGCTGAAGGAGGCGGTCATCGGCTCATTTTGGGCCCGATGCGCGCGAATAGCGACCCACGGCGGCGGGGCGGCCCATCGGGTCGTCGGGTCGTCGGGCGGGCCCGGCTGGAGCATGCCCATTGCAGTCAGGCCCACTGCAGTCAGGCCGATCAGAACAGGCCGATCAGAACAGGCCGCTGCAACGCAGCGGCTTCGCGCTCAGCGCTTGCGGTTGCGCTCGTGCGGCTCGTCGCCGAGCAGGGGCAGCTGGCCGTCGCCCGGCGCATCGCGCTCGAGCCGGTCGAGTTCCTCGCGGAAATCGGCCACGTCCTCGAAGGCGCGGTAGACCGAGGCGAAACGCACGTAGCCGACATGGTCGAGTTTGCGCAGCTCGTCCATGACGAAATCGCCGACCCGGCGCGAAGCCAACTCGCGCTCGGCGGTCATGCGCAGCCGGTGCACCACCGCGCGCACCGCGGCTTCGACCTGCTCTTCCGAGACCGGCCGCTTGTGCAGGGCGCGGTCCATGCTCAAGCGCAGCTTGCGCGCGTCGAACGGTTCGCGGCGGCCGTCGCCCTTGATGATCATCGGCAGCTTGAGCTCGATGGTCTCCAGGGTCGAAAACCGCTCGCCGCAAGCCTCGCAAACGCGCCGGCGCCGGATCGTGGCGCCGTCGTCGGACACCCGCGAGTCGATCACGCGGGTGTCCTGGTGCTGGCAGAAGGGACAGTGCATCAGCGTCGCCGCCTGCGGGACTCGGGACTCGGGATTCGGGACTCGGAGGAAAGGCACGGGCAAGCCGGTCGGAAAACGACCGCGCCTACTAGGTCGGGACGCGGCTTTATGCCGAGTCCCGAGTCCCGAGCCCCGAGTCCCGTCAGGTCAACCATAGACGGGGAACTGCGCGCACTGCTTGGTGACGTTCTCGCGCACGCCGGCGATGACCTGGGCGTCCTTGGGGTTGTCGAGCACGTCGCAGATCCACTCGGCCAGGGCCACGCAGTCGGCTTCCTTGTAGCCGCGGGTGGTCACCGCCGGGGTGCCGATGCGCAGGCCCGAGGTCACGAACGGCTTCTGCGGGTCGTTCGGCACCGCGTTCTTGTTGACCGTGATGTGGGCCTGGCCGAGCGCGGCCTCGGCGTCCTTGCCGGTGATGCCCTTGCCGATCATGTCGACCAGCATCAGGTGGTTGTCGGTGCCGCCGGAGACGATCTTGTAGCCGCGGGCGATGATCGTCTTGGCCATCGCCTGGGCGTTCTTGACCACCTGTTCCTGGTAGGCCTTGAATTCCGGGTCCAGCGCTTCCTTGAACGCCACCGCCTTGGCCGCGATCACGTGCATCAGCGGGCCGCCCTGGATGCCCGGGAAGACGATGCTCTGCAGCTTCTTGGTCAGCTCCTCGTCGGCGCCCTGGGCCAGGATGATGCCGCCGCGCGGGCCGCGCAGGGTCTTGTGGGTGGTCGAGGTGACCACGTGGGCGTGCGGCAGCGGGTTCGGGTAGACCCCGGCGGCGACCAGGCCGGCGACGTGGGCCATGTCGACGAACAGGTAGGCGCCGATCTTGTCGGCGATGGCGCGGAAGCGCGCCCAGTCGATCTTCTGCGAATAGGCGCTGAAGCCGGCCACGACCATCTTCGGCTTGTGCTCCAGGGCCAGCTTCTCGACTTCGTCGTAGTCGATCAGGCCCTGGGCGTCGACGCCGTACTGGACGGCGTTGAACAGCTTGCCGGAGGCGTTGACCTTGGCGCCGTGGGTGAGGTGGCCGCCGTGGGCCAGCGACATGCCCAGGATGGTGTCGCCCGGGTTGAGCAGGGCGAAGTACACCGCCTGGTTGGCCTGCGAACCCGAATGCGGCTGCACGTTGGCGTACATATCTGCCGTGGAGCCCGCGCCGAACAGCTGCTTGACCCGGTCGATCGCCAGTTGCTCGGCGATGTCGACGTATTCGCAACCGCCGTAGTAGCGCTTGCCCGGGTAGCCTTCGGCGTACTTGTTGGTCAGCACGCTGCCCTGGGCTTCCAGCACGCGCGGGCTGGCGTAGTTTTCCGAGGCGATCAATTCGACATGGTCTTCCTGGCGGCGGGCCTCGGCGGCGATGGCCTGGGCGAGCTCGTCGTCGAATCCGGCAATACGGGTGTGGCTGGGGAACATTCGCGGCCTCGGAAAGAAGTACGGACGGGAGGGGGGGAGGTACGCCGCGCCAGGCCGGGCCCGTGTGGCAGGGGGTGGGCTTGACGTAAGACTTGAAATGTTAGCCTAGGGGCGTATGGCGGCCAACCGCCAAAGCCGGGCTGCCGCGGCGCCCCGGCCCGGCGGACAATGCGCCGACCTCCCCTTCCCAGGCCCGCCGCTCCCCGGCCGGCCCGTTCGACCTTGGATGCCCCGACCGTGAAATGGGTCTTCGTCTTCGCGTTCCTCGCCAGCGCCGTGTACGTGCACTTCCGCGGCAAGGTCCGGCACCGGCTCGGCCGCCAGCTGCTCGACCATTCGACCTTCATGGCGCCGGTCAACGTGCTGATGTACGCCTGCTCGCGGGTGCCGACCACCGCCTTCCTGAACCCGGACCAGTACTTCCCCGAGCTGGAACCGCTGCGCGCGCGCTGGCGCGAAATCCGCGCCGAGGCCCTGCACCTGCGCGAGCTGCAGCAGATCAAGGCCGCCGACGGCTACAACGACGTCGGCTTCAACTCGTTCTTCCGCCGCGGCTGGAAGCGCTTCTACCTGAAGTGGTACGACGACGCCCACCCCTCGGCGGCCGAGCTGTGCCCGGTCACCACCCAGCTGCTGCGCGAGATCCCCGGGGTCAAGGCGGCGATGTTCACCGAGCTGCCGCCGGGCGGCGAACTGCGCCCGCACCGCGACCCCTATGCCGGCTCGCTGCGCCTGCACCTGGGCCTGGACACGCCCAACGACGACGCCTGCTTCATCGACGTCGACGGCCAGCGCTACAGCTGGCGCGACGGCGAATGGACCATGTTCGACGAGACCTATATCCACTGGGCCCAGAACGGCTCCGGCCAGAACCGGATCATCCTGTTCTGCGATATCGAACGGCCGATGCGCTGGGCCTGGGCGCGCGGCCTGAACCGCTTCATCGCCCAGCGCCTGATCGCCGCCGGCGCCTCGCCGAACCAGGAAGGCGACAAGACCGGCGCGATCAACAAGCTGTTCAAGTACTTCTACGCGGTGCGGTTGAAGACCAAGGCGCTGAAGGAACGCAGCAAGGGCACCTACTACGCGCTCAAGTACCTGGCGGTGCTGGCGGTGGTGGCTCTGATCGTGTGGTGGTGAGCCGCC includes:
- a CDS encoding riboflavin synthase, which encodes MFTGIIEGVGALAAAQDLGGDVRLRIATGSLDFSAPKLGESIAVNGVCLTVIAFERDWFEADASTETLSLTTLGALHPGAVLNLERAMRPTDRLGGHMVSGHVDGVGAVLGVHEDARAQRWRFRAPASLLRYIAKKGSICVDGVSLTVNEVDAEGFEVALIPHTVAHTAFAATSVGDAVNLEIDLVARYVERLLGARAEETA
- the ribD gene encoding bifunctional diaminohydroxyphosphoribosylaminopyrimidine deaminase/5-amino-6-(5-phosphoribosylamino)uracil reductase RibD; the protein is MTASFSAIDHALMARALRLAEKGAYTTKPNPMVGCVLAHGEEVVGEGWHERAGEPHAEVLALRAAGERARGATAYVTLEPCAHTGRTGPCSQALIEAGVGRVIAAMRDPFPQVDGAGFAQLQAAGIEIADGLMEAQARALNRGFLSRIERGRPWLRVKLATSLDGRSALASGESKWISGPASRLDVQRWRARSGAIVTGAGTVLADDPELTVRLGDDTPFVAPLRVVLDPGLATIARGRVRGGDAPTLYLHAPDAKLPRGFAAEHAAVPMREGRIDLEAVLKLLAERGVNEIQLEAGATLAGAFLAGGWVDEVLLYVAPVLLGEHARPLFDGLGIEAMADKRHLELVDVRQLGGDMRVLLRPKG
- the glyA gene encoding serine hydroxymethyltransferase, which encodes MFPSHTRIAGFDDELAQAIAAEARRQEDHVELIASENYASPRVLEAQGSVLTNKYAEGYPGKRYYGGCEYVDIAEQLAIDRVKQLFGAGSTADMYANVQPHSGSQANQAVYFALLNPGDTILGMSLAHGGHLTHGAKVNASGKLFNAVQYGVDAQGLIDYDEVEKLALEHKPKMVVAGFSAYSQKIDWARFRAIADKIGAYLFVDMAHVAGLVAAGVYPNPLPHAHVVTSTTHKTLRGPRGGIILAQGADEELTKKLQSIVFPGIQGGPLMHVIAAKAVAFKEALDPEFKAYQEQVVKNAQAMAKTIIARGYKIVSGGTDNHLMLVDMIGKGITGKDAEAALGQAHITVNKNAVPNDPQKPFVTSGLRIGTPAVTTRGYKEADCVALAEWICDVLDNPKDAQVIAGVRENVTKQCAQFPVYG
- the nrdR gene encoding transcriptional regulator NrdR yields the protein MHCPFCQHQDTRVIDSRVSDDGATIRRRRVCEACGERFSTLETIELKLPMIIKGDGRREPFDARKLRLSMDRALHKRPVSEEQVEAAVRAVVHRLRMTAERELASRRVGDFVMDELRKLDHVGYVRFASVYRAFEDVADFREELDRLERDAPGDGQLPLLGDEPHERNRKR
- the lpxO gene encoding lipid A hydroxylase LpxO, with the translated sequence MKWVFVFAFLASAVYVHFRGKVRHRLGRQLLDHSTFMAPVNVLMYACSRVPTTAFLNPDQYFPELEPLRARWREIRAEALHLRELQQIKAADGYNDVGFNSFFRRGWKRFYLKWYDDAHPSAAELCPVTTQLLREIPGVKAAMFTELPPGGELRPHRDPYAGSLRLHLGLDTPNDDACFIDVDGQRYSWRDGEWTMFDETYIHWAQNGSGQNRIILFCDIERPMRWAWARGLNRFIAQRLIAAGASPNQEGDKTGAINKLFKYFYAVRLKTKALKERSKGTYYALKYLAVLAVVALIVWW
- the ribB gene encoding 3,4-dihydroxy-2-butanone-4-phosphate synthase, producing MSFATVPELLEEIRAGRMVVIVDDEDRENEGDLIMAAELVRPADINFMVTHARGLVCLSLMRERCLQLGLGPMVRDNTSPHHTNFTVSIEAAEGVTTGISAYDRAHTVRTAVRPDAKPSDLAQPGHIFPLMSQPGGVLSRAGHTEAGTDLALLAGLEPAAVLVEVLNPDGSMARRPELEAFAAEHGLKMGSIEELIRYRLATEHTVERVDARTIETEHGPFQLLSYRDRLSHALHFALLRGEPNPAEPTLVRVHLQNPLADALHWRRADFGPAIGEVLGAIAREGRGALVVLADHADAEALLARVRGQAAHEPAGEGGHDEAVPPTRGHALAEWRRNGAGGQILADLGLGKLRVIGTPRRQIGLAGFGLEVVEYVDPHGLG
- a CDS encoding class I SAM-dependent methyltransferase is translated as MSTNPFKDHFSALARSYAASRPEYPDALFDAIGAHLPAGPVRVWEPGCGSGQATRGLAARYQRVHATEPSAAQIERHWAREAALRGEGKVELAIEPAERCSLDDASVELVAVAQAMHWFERERFFAECERVLVPGGVLAVWAYGDFLAPEGMVEAVEAFRARIDPYWQPENAEVRDRYAGYAWPFAALPAPELWLEAEWSLGRWLGYLHSLSAVERCRAATGDDPVALHRTALSAAWGAAEDLRTIQWPLHLHLRRKPG